A single Parabacteroides timonensis DNA region contains:
- the kbl gene encoding glycine C-acetyltransferase, translated as MYGKLKEFLTQELANIKAAGLYKNERIITTPQRADIKVNAGSDVLNFCANNYLGLSDNQRLIKAAKDAMDTHGYGMSSVRFICGTQDLHKQLEAAISDYFKTEDTILYAACFDANGGLFEPLFGEEDAIISDSLNHASIIDGVRLCKAKRYRYANADMADLERCLQEAQAQRHRIIATDGVFSMDGNVAPMDKICELAEKYDALVMVDESHSAGVVGPTGHGVAEQYNVYGKVDIFTGTLGKAFGGAMGGFTTGKKEIIDMLRQRSRPYLFSNSVAPAIVGASLEMFKMLKESDALHTKLMGNVAYFRDKMLAAGFDIKPTQSAICAVMLYDAKLSQDFAAKMQEEGIYVTGFYYPVVPKEQARIRVQLSAGHEKEHLDKAIAAFIKVGKELNVIK; from the coding sequence ATGTACGGTAAACTGAAAGAATTCCTTACACAGGAACTGGCAAATATTAAAGCTGCCGGATTGTACAAAAATGAGCGTATTATTACTACGCCTCAAAGAGCCGACATTAAAGTAAATGCCGGAAGTGATGTTTTAAACTTCTGTGCCAACAATTACCTTGGTCTGTCAGACAACCAACGTCTGATCAAAGCTGCAAAAGATGCTATGGATACTCACGGATACGGAATGTCGTCCGTTCGTTTCATCTGCGGAACTCAGGATTTGCACAAACAATTGGAAGCTGCTATTTCCGATTATTTCAAAACGGAAGATACTATTCTGTATGCCGCTTGTTTCGACGCAAACGGTGGTTTGTTCGAACCGTTGTTCGGCGAAGAAGATGCTATCATCTCCGACTCACTGAACCACGCTTCTATCATCGACGGTGTACGTTTGTGTAAAGCAAAACGTTATCGTTATGCAAATGCCGATATGGCTGATCTGGAACGTTGTCTGCAGGAAGCTCAGGCTCAACGTCACCGCATCATTGCAACAGACGGCGTGTTCTCTATGGACGGCAATGTTGCTCCGATGGATAAGATCTGCGAATTGGCAGAAAAATATGATGCACTGGTAATGGTTGACGAATCTCACTCTGCGGGTGTTGTCGGTCCGACTGGCCACGGTGTGGCAGAACAATATAATGTATATGGCAAAGTAGATATCTTTACAGGTACGTTAGGAAAAGCATTCGGTGGTGCAATGGGTGGTTTCACTACAGGTAAAAAAGAAATTATCGACATGCTTCGCCAGCGCTCACGTCCTTATCTGTTCTCTAACTCGGTAGCACCTGCTATTGTCGGAGCTAGTCTGGAAATGTTCAAGATGCTGAAAGAAAGCGATGCACTGCATACCAAGTTGATGGGTAACGTGGCTTATTTCCGCGATAAGATGCTGGCTGCCGGCTTCGATATCAAACCGACTCAGTCTGCTATCTGCGCAGTTATGTTGTACGATGCTAAATTATCTCAGGATTTCGCTGCCAAGATGCAGGAAGAAGGAATCTATGTAACTGGATTCTATTATCCGGTAGTTCCGAAAGAACAGGCACGTATCCGTGTTCAACTGTCAGCCGGACATGAAAAAGAACATCTGGACAAGGCGATCGCTGCATTTATCAAGGTTGGTAAAGAACTGAATGTGATTAAATAA
- a CDS encoding cob(I)yrinic acid a,c-diamide adenosyltransferase: MKIYTRGGDKGRTGIHGGERVDKDDIRIEANGTLDEVNAQIGIVRALLPPEHEWQDVLGKIQRELMVVMSHVATPSAIRDKNPNSLSEDLVSFCEQQIDTLTAQMEDNGFFILPGGTLISAHLQLARTIVRRAERRLWTLNRQDPVEEIILQFTNRLSDLLFTMARYEMFRQDHTEERWQSFLYKRKK, encoded by the coding sequence ATGAAAATTTATACCAGAGGAGGAGATAAAGGCCGTACCGGTATCCACGGCGGCGAACGGGTAGACAAAGATGATATTCGTATCGAAGCGAACGGTACACTCGATGAAGTAAATGCACAAATCGGTATTGTGCGGGCTTTATTGCCTCCTGAACATGAATGGCAGGATGTCTTGGGTAAGATACAACGGGAACTGATGGTGGTTATGTCGCATGTAGCGACCCCGTCGGCTATCCGTGATAAGAATCCGAACAGTCTTTCGGAAGACCTGGTGTCTTTCTGCGAACAGCAGATCGATACCCTGACCGCGCAGATGGAAGATAACGGATTTTTCATCCTTCCGGGAGGAACATTGATCTCCGCCCATCTGCAACTGGCCCGTACGATTGTCCGTCGTGCTGAACGTCGTTTGTGGACGTTGAACAGGCAAGATCCCGTTGAAGAGATTATCCTTCAATTTACCAATCGCTTGTCCGATCTACTCTTTACGATGGCACGGTACGAGATGTTCCGCCAGGATCATACCGAGGAGCGATGGCAATCCTTTTTGTATAAGAGAAAAAAATAA
- a CDS encoding TonB-dependent receptor: protein MKNCRPGIPIPKFLSLIMRIAFLLFFVGVLQTYAIGTYAQITQLTIHENEIELGDLFNKIEQQTDFYFFYNNDQVDRHQKVNVDVKNKTISETLELILKNTGITYQVNNKMIILNHQSAQSPQQDKRIITGSVTDERGEAVIGANVVEKGTTNGVVTDINGNFSIAVSSHSAIQVSYIGYVTREMAIGNQTSFSVVLKEDSQSLDEIVVVGFGTQKKVNLTGSVGTIDSESLEARPVMTASQALQGLVPGLNISQNNGMLESRSSINIRGVATIGSGSNGSPLILIDGMEGDINAINPQDIENISVLKDAAASSIYGSRAPFGVILVTTKKGRQGKTVVNYNNSFRWSDPVLLPKMADSFEFATYFNDGNINRGATPHFSEDHIKRILEFQRGEITTNIIENPNNPTYWGDGYMYGNDNVDWYDAIYRSWVFSQEHNFSVQGGRETVNYYLSLNYLDQNGLMEFNQDTYDRYTATAKINVQITNWAQLNYSNRFIREDYGRPSFLKDNLFFDLARQGWPTLPLYDPNGYLYNSPSPALNLRDGGRGRWQTDYLYQQVQLALEPIKDWKTFIDFNYRITNRNTHWDIQKTYNHDVAGNPYPSNNNSQVHEDQNKDNYLNMNAYTEYSKSLVSGHNFKGMVGFQAELFKNREFGAEREGIIIPGYPVIDLTTGIDVNGKSVIPGVNGANNHWSTAGFFGRINYDYLGKYLVEANLRYDGTSRFRSDNRWKLFPSFSIGWNIAQESFWSSLAEYIGTLKLRGSYGELGNQNTSSWYPTYQLMDVKASDGAWLVNGAKPNTATVPGLVSSSMTWERVNTWNIGLDFGMLNNRLTGSFDYYNRKTLDMIGPAPELPVTLGTGVPQTNNTDLNTYGFELSIAWNDRLNNGLGYGAKFLLSDSQTEITRYPNETGNLNTYRTGMKMGEIWGYTTVGIAKSQEEMDAYLASLPNGGQNTLGNQWGAGDIMYVDINGDGKVDGGANTLDDHGDLSIIGNNRPRFQFGLDLNADYKGFDMRLFFQGVMKRDYFQGSYYFWGANNSIWNSTCMEPHLDYFREDADHPLGQNLDSYFPRPVFYSTRNQHTQTRYLQNAAYIRLKNIQLGYTLPNSLTDKLKISKLRFYVSGENLWTGTKLIDVFDPETIDGGWENNGNAYPLSKTISVGLSLNF from the coding sequence ATGAAAAATTGCAGACCTGGAATTCCTATTCCTAAATTTTTATCACTTATTATGAGAATCGCCTTCCTCTTGTTTTTTGTTGGTGTTTTGCAGACGTACGCTATAGGTACTTATGCACAAATTACACAGTTAACGATTCATGAAAATGAAATTGAACTGGGAGATCTTTTTAATAAAATAGAACAACAGACCGACTTCTATTTTTTCTACAATAACGATCAGGTCGATAGACATCAGAAAGTGAATGTAGATGTAAAGAATAAAACAATCTCTGAAACCCTTGAACTTATTTTGAAAAATACCGGTATAACTTATCAGGTGAACAACAAGATGATTATTCTTAACCATCAATCTGCACAGTCCCCCCAGCAGGATAAAAGGATAATTACCGGTTCGGTTACCGATGAACGGGGAGAAGCAGTTATCGGGGCTAATGTCGTGGAGAAAGGTACTACGAACGGGGTTGTGACAGATATAAACGGAAACTTTTCCATTGCGGTTTCCAGTCATTCGGCCATACAAGTTTCATATATTGGATATGTGACTAGGGAAATGGCGATAGGAAATCAAACTTCTTTTTCTGTTGTCCTGAAAGAAGATTCACAGTCACTGGATGAAATTGTTGTCGTAGGTTTCGGTACTCAGAAGAAAGTGAATCTTACCGGTTCCGTGGGAACGATTGATTCTGAATCGCTGGAGGCACGACCTGTTATGACGGCTTCACAAGCATTACAAGGTTTAGTTCCCGGATTGAATATTTCGCAGAATAATGGTATGCTGGAAAGTCGTAGCAGTATTAATATCCGTGGTGTGGCTACGATCGGGTCAGGTTCAAATGGAAGCCCTCTGATACTGATCGATGGGATGGAGGGAGACATTAATGCCATTAACCCGCAGGATATAGAAAACATATCTGTTCTAAAGGATGCAGCTGCATCTTCCATATATGGTTCGCGTGCACCTTTCGGAGTAATTCTGGTAACAACCAAGAAAGGACGGCAGGGAAAAACAGTTGTGAATTATAATAATAGTTTCAGGTGGAGTGATCCTGTCTTACTCCCTAAAATGGCTGATTCATTTGAGTTTGCAACTTATTTTAATGACGGGAATATAAACAGAGGGGCTACTCCTCATTTTAGTGAAGACCACATTAAACGTATTTTGGAATTCCAGAGAGGAGAAATAACAACTAATATCATAGAAAACCCTAACAACCCTACGTATTGGGGGGATGGTTATATGTATGGGAATGATAATGTCGATTGGTATGATGCGATATATAGAAGTTGGGTTTTTTCACAAGAACATAATTTTAGTGTCCAGGGAGGAAGGGAAACCGTCAACTATTATTTATCCTTAAATTATTTGGATCAGAACGGTTTAATGGAGTTCAATCAGGATACCTACGACAGATATACCGCTACCGCAAAAATTAATGTACAAATAACGAATTGGGCACAATTAAATTATAGTAATCGCTTTATTCGGGAAGATTATGGAAGGCCTTCATTTTTAAAGGATAATTTGTTTTTTGATTTAGCCAGACAAGGATGGCCTACGTTACCATTATATGACCCTAATGGCTATCTATATAACTCACCTTCTCCGGCTTTAAACCTACGTGACGGAGGTCGGGGTAGATGGCAAACGGATTATCTGTATCAACAAGTTCAATTGGCGTTGGAACCAATAAAAGATTGGAAAACATTTATCGATTTCAACTATAGGATAACGAATAGGAATACCCATTGGGATATTCAGAAAACGTATAATCATGATGTAGCCGGGAATCCTTATCCCTCCAATAACAACTCACAAGTGCATGAAGATCAAAATAAGGATAATTATTTGAATATGAATGCATATACCGAGTATTCGAAAAGTCTGGTATCTGGGCATAATTTCAAAGGAATGGTGGGATTTCAAGCTGAGTTATTTAAAAACAGAGAATTTGGAGCCGAACGGGAAGGTATAATTATTCCTGGATATCCTGTTATCGATCTTACTACGGGTATAGATGTGAATGGAAAATCTGTTATACCGGGAGTGAACGGTGCAAATAACCACTGGTCAACTGCAGGGTTCTTTGGAAGAATTAATTACGATTATCTAGGAAAATATCTGGTGGAGGCCAATCTGAGATATGATGGGACATCCCGTTTTCGTTCAGATAACCGTTGGAAGTTGTTTCCTTCTTTTTCCATTGGATGGAATATAGCGCAGGAAAGCTTCTGGTCTTCTCTGGCAGAATATATTGGAACACTTAAACTCAGAGGTTCATACGGTGAATTAGGAAATCAAAATACCAGTAGTTGGTATCCAACTTATCAGTTGATGGATGTGAAAGCTTCTGACGGTGCCTGGCTGGTCAACGGTGCTAAACCCAATACAGCTACGGTTCCGGGATTAGTAAGTTCCAGTATGACCTGGGAGAGGGTGAATACCTGGAATATCGGTTTGGACTTTGGTATGCTGAACAATCGTTTAACAGGCTCTTTCGATTATTACAACAGGAAGACATTGGATATGATAGGCCCTGCACCTGAATTACCCGTAACTTTAGGAACCGGTGTACCCCAAACGAATAATACAGACTTGAATACCTATGGTTTTGAGTTGTCGATTGCCTGGAATGACCGTCTGAATAATGGATTGGGATATGGGGCTAAGTTTTTATTATCCGATTCACAAACCGAAATTACCAGATATCCGAATGAAACAGGAAATTTGAATACTTACAGGACTGGTATGAAAATGGGGGAAATTTGGGGATATACCACTGTAGGAATTGCGAAAAGCCAAGAGGAAATGGATGCATATTTGGCCTCTTTGCCCAATGGAGGTCAAAATACTTTAGGTAACCAATGGGGAGCCGGTGATATTATGTATGTCGATATCAATGGAGATGGTAAAGTAGACGGAGGTGCTAATACATTGGATGACCATGGTGATTTAAGTATAATTGGAAATAATAGGCCCCGTTTTCAATTCGGATTAGACCTTAATGCTGATTACAAAGGTTTTGATATGCGCTTGTTCTTTCAGGGAGTCATGAAACGTGACTACTTTCAGGGTAGTTACTATTTTTGGGGTGCGAACAATTCTATTTGGAATTCGACGTGTATGGAACCTCATCTGGATTATTTCAGGGAGGATGCGGATCATCCTTTGGGACAAAACTTAGATTC
- a CDS encoding RNA polymerase sigma-70 factor — MKDSTKENNLLSFKRYYEANVSSLMFFAQRFVSSAIAEDIIQDVFLEVWDNLDTYKEMPSCSYLFMAVRNRCLNILRREQVKDNYIQSIELENRILGLDYYESYEKKIIDKEDIQHIYNQIEELPEKCRQIFKMAYFEEKRNAEIAEILNISIRTVEHQLYLGLKTLRSRLTADGKKSLFFLFFF, encoded by the coding sequence ATGAAAGATTCGACAAAAGAAAATAATCTTCTTTCTTTCAAGCGTTACTATGAGGCAAATGTATCATCTCTGATGTTTTTTGCCCAACGTTTTGTATCCTCTGCGATAGCCGAAGATATCATACAGGATGTCTTTCTGGAAGTGTGGGACAATCTAGATACCTATAAAGAGATGCCTTCCTGTTCTTATTTGTTTATGGCTGTGCGGAACAGATGCCTGAATATTCTCAGGCGGGAACAGGTAAAGGATAATTATATACAGTCGATCGAATTGGAAAACCGTATATTAGGCCTTGATTATTATGAATCTTATGAGAAAAAAATTATTGACAAAGAAGACATACAACATATTTACAATCAAATAGAAGAATTGCCGGAAAAATGTCGGCAAATCTTTAAGATGGCTTATTTTGAAGAAAAGAGAAACGCTGAGATAGCGGAAATTCTGAATATCTCTATTCGTACAGTAGAACATCAATTATACTTAGGTTTGAAAACATTACGTAGCCGATTGACGGCAGATGGGAAAAAAAGTTTGTTTTTTTTGTTTTTCTTTTAA
- a CDS encoding NAD-dependent epimerase/dehydratase family protein produces MKNVLIIGSTGQIGSELTMELRKRYDGDIVAGYISGAEPKGELLESGPSAIVDITNEQQIAETVSKYKIDTIYNLAALLSAVAEAKPQLAWKIGMGGLFNVLEVAREMHCAVFTPSSIGVFGNNTPKDKTPQDTIRNPRTMYGVTKVSGELLSDYYNIRFGVDTRSVRFPGLISYVTPPGGGTTDYAVDIYYSAVKGEKFVCPIAAGTFMDMMYMPDALHAAIQIMEADPTRLVHRNSFNIASMSFDPEIIASNIRKYIPDFQMEYNVDPLRQAIAESWPNSLDDTCARTEWDWKPTYDLDTMTRDMITKLKERFDK; encoded by the coding sequence ATGAAGAATGTATTAATTATTGGTTCTACCGGTCAGATCGGCTCAGAGTTAACCATGGAGTTGAGAAAACGTTATGATGGCGACATCGTGGCAGGTTATATTTCCGGTGCAGAACCTAAAGGAGAGCTGCTGGAATCGGGACCTTCTGCTATTGTTGACATAACAAATGAACAGCAGATTGCTGAGACAGTTTCTAAATATAAGATCGATACGATTTATAACCTGGCAGCTTTACTTTCGGCGGTAGCAGAAGCAAAACCCCAGTTAGCGTGGAAGATCGGCATGGGTGGTTTGTTCAATGTGTTGGAAGTAGCACGTGAGATGCATTGTGCTGTATTTACTCCGAGCTCAATCGGTGTATTTGGTAACAATACTCCGAAAGACAAAACTCCGCAGGATACAATTCGCAACCCGCGTACAATGTACGGTGTAACAAAAGTTTCCGGCGAGTTGCTGAGCGATTATTATAATATTCGTTTCGGTGTCGATACCCGTTCGGTTCGTTTCCCGGGATTGATTTCTTATGTAACTCCTCCGGGTGGTGGTACGACTGACTATGCTGTTGATATTTATTATTCTGCAGTCAAAGGCGAGAAGTTCGTATGTCCGATCGCTGCCGGAACATTCATGGATATGATGTATATGCCGGATGCATTGCATGCAGCTATCCAGATCATGGAAGCTGATCCCACTCGTTTGGTACACCGTAATTCATTCAATATTGCTTCTATGAGCTTCGATCCGGAAATTATTGCAAGTAACATTCGTAAATATATTCCTGACTTCCAGATGGAATATAATGTGGATCCGTTGCGTCAGGCAATTGCTGAGTCATGGCCTAACTCACTGGACGATACTTGTGCTCGTACAGAGTGGGATTGGAAACCGACTTATGATCTGGATACGATGACCCGTGATATGATTACAAAGCTGAAAGAGCGTTTCGATAAATAA
- a CDS encoding FecR family protein, with amino-acid sequence MTSIPQDIIIRSIRKTATEAELNTLNQWLKEDRKNVEYYYQLEEIWSLRTELSKETINKGWEKVSAEIMKRSLSIVPPKRKSFIWLRYAAAMFIGIIIASAAWINLPVKEKVPDQSVLVQNVVYNRTGVQSILLPDQSEVWINEHTKITYPEEFNGQKRIIALEGKAYFDIQKNKEKPFVVQIGEVEVEVTGTEFFVDSFSEEESLVTLITGGVNLNYKNIEGKCISKVLIPGQQANINRQNGDIKITVVDTGYYVAWKDGTYRFTDETLEKIAGLLAKHFDLDFQISASLRNKRFTGRVTPEQSIEDVLTSISKSYSVKYQIIGKSVKINPR; translated from the coding sequence ATGACATCTATACCTCAAGACATAATTATCCGATCGATCCGAAAAACAGCAACGGAGGCTGAACTGAATACGCTTAACCAATGGTTAAAGGAGGATCGTAAAAACGTGGAATACTATTATCAACTGGAGGAAATATGGAGTTTGCGCACGGAACTATCCAAAGAAACTATTAATAAAGGTTGGGAAAAAGTTTCAGCGGAAATAATGAAACGATCATTATCTATTGTTCCGCCAAAGAGGAAATCATTTATTTGGTTACGTTATGCGGCAGCTATGTTTATTGGGATAATAATAGCTTCTGCTGCATGGATAAATCTTCCGGTAAAGGAAAAAGTTCCGGATCAGAGTGTACTTGTTCAGAATGTAGTATACAATCGAACAGGTGTACAATCGATTCTTTTGCCTGATCAATCGGAAGTCTGGATCAACGAGCACACAAAGATAACTTATCCGGAAGAATTTAATGGACAAAAACGTATCATAGCTCTGGAAGGGAAAGCCTATTTTGATATTCAGAAAAATAAGGAAAAACCATTTGTTGTACAGATAGGAGAGGTTGAGGTAGAAGTGACCGGTACGGAGTTTTTTGTAGATTCCTTTTCGGAAGAGGAGTCTCTAGTGACTTTGATTACAGGGGGAGTCAATTTGAATTATAAGAATATCGAAGGGAAATGTATTTCAAAAGTTCTTATTCCCGGCCAACAGGCAAATATAAACCGACAGAACGGAGATATTAAGATAACAGTTGTGGATACAGGATATTATGTTGCCTGGAAAGATGGAACCTATCGTTTTACGGATGAAACGTTGGAGAAGATTGCCGGACTGTTGGCAAAACATTTCGATCTGGATTTTCAAATATCAGCTTCATTAAGGAACAAACGATTTACAGGTCGGGTGACTCCGGAACAAAGTATAGAGGATGTTTTGACATCGATCAGTAAAAGTTATTCTGTGAAATATCAAATTATAGGTAAAAGTGTAAAAATCAACCCACGATAA
- a CDS encoding flotillin family protein: protein MTQEMLIMVAILVVVVILSFIGILSRYRKCKSDEVLVVYGKTSGEKSAKLYHGGAAFVWPIIQGYEFLSMKPLQIDCKLTGALSAQNIRVDVPTTITVAISTDPEVMQNAAERLLGLQPEDKQNLITDVVYGQMRLVIADMTIEELNSDRDKFLSKVRDNIDTELRKFGLYLMNINISDIRDAANYIVNLGKEAESKALNEAQANIEEQEKLGAIKIANQIRERETTVAETRKDQDIAIAETKKQQEISVANADKERIAQVAVANAEKESQVARAEADKNINIERANTDKESRVAELNSDMEIKKADAGRKAAVGRNEANKEVAKSDAELAVTQAEANKQAGEAAAKSEASVQAAREIAQREVEEAKAKKVESALKAQKIVPAEIARQEAILQAEAVAEKMIREAEAKAKATLAQAEAEARAIQMKLEAEAEGKKKSLLAEADGFKAMVEAAESNPAIAIQYKMVDQWKEIAGEQVKAFEHMQLGDITVFDGGQGTTGNFLNQLVKTVAPSLGVLDKLPIGDTVKGIIHPEEKEEKKDTTKK, encoded by the coding sequence ATGACACAGGAAATGTTAATTATGGTAGCCATTTTGGTAGTGGTTGTCATCCTTTCTTTTATCGGAATATTATCCCGGTATCGTAAATGTAAGAGTGATGAAGTGCTGGTAGTGTATGGTAAGACATCCGGTGAGAAATCCGCTAAACTTTATCATGGTGGTGCCGCTTTCGTTTGGCCTATCATTCAGGGGTATGAGTTCCTTTCCATGAAACCTCTTCAGATAGACTGCAAACTGACCGGAGCCTTGTCTGCCCAAAATATCCGTGTGGATGTTCCGACAACCATTACGGTGGCGATCAGTACCGACCCCGAAGTGATGCAGAATGCAGCCGAACGTCTGTTGGGGTTGCAACCGGAAGATAAACAGAATCTTATTACCGATGTTGTGTACGGTCAGATGCGTCTGGTTATCGCCGACATGACAATCGAGGAACTGAACTCCGACCGTGATAAATTCCTGTCTAAGGTACGCGACAATATCGATACGGAGCTGCGTAAATTCGGTCTTTACCTGATGAACATCAACATCAGTGATATCCGTGATGCCGCCAACTATATCGTCAACCTCGGTAAAGAAGCGGAAAGCAAGGCTTTGAACGAAGCCCAGGCAAATATCGAAGAACAGGAAAAGCTGGGTGCCATCAAGATTGCCAACCAGATTCGTGAACGTGAAACTACTGTTGCCGAGACACGCAAAGATCAGGATATTGCAATTGCTGAAACCAAGAAACAACAGGAAATTTCTGTGGCTAATGCCGATAAGGAGCGTATCGCACAGGTTGCCGTAGCCAATGCAGAAAAGGAATCGCAGGTTGCCCGTGCCGAAGCCGATAAGAATATCAATATCGAAAGAGCGAACACTGATAAGGAAAGCCGCGTGGCAGAATTAAATTCCGATATGGAAATCAAGAAAGCCGATGCCGGAAGAAAAGCTGCCGTAGGACGAAACGAAGCAAACAAGGAAGTGGCGAAGTCGGATGCCGAACTTGCCGTAACTCAGGCGGAAGCCAATAAACAGGCCGGTGAAGCAGCAGCCAAATCGGAAGCCTCTGTACAGGCTGCCCGCGAAATTGCACAACGTGAGGTAGAAGAAGCGAAAGCCAAAAAGGTAGAATCTGCCCTGAAAGCACAAAAGATCGTGCCGGCCGAGATTGCCCGTCAGGAAGCGATCCTGCAAGCTGAAGCGGTTGCCGAAAAGATGATCCGTGAAGCTGAAGCGAAAGCAAAGGCAACATTGGCACAGGCCGAAGCCGAAGCTCGTGCGATTCAGATGAAACTGGAAGCCGAAGCCGAAGGTAAAAAGAAATCGTTGCTTGCCGAAGCCGATGGTTTCAAGGCGATGGTTGAGGCTGCCGAATCGAATCCGGCTATCGCTATCCAGTATAAGATGGTGGATCAGTGGAAAGAAATAGCTGGTGAGCAGGTGAAAGCATTCGAACATATGCAGCTGGGTGATATTACTGTCTTTGACGGTGGTCAGGGTACAACCGGTAATTTCCTGAATCAGTTAGTTAAAACAGTGGCTCCGAGTCTGGGCGTATTGGATAAATTGCCTATCGGTGATACTGTAAAAGGAATCATCCATCCGGAAGAAAAAGAAGAAAAGAAAGATACAACGAAGAAGTAA
- a CDS encoding histidinol-phosphatase: MQLSNYHSHCTFCDGRSTPEDFVKFAISHGFRAYGFSSHSPLPFETFWNMSKDDMPEYLAEISRLKEKYADRLEIYTSLEIDYLDETYNPSIAYFQELPLDYRIGSIHFLPLSEHLSEDNMVCIDGPFSDYKDSVDRYFEGDISKLVARYFDSTLKMIEAGGFDIVGHMDKIYMNGHKCKDFSFDADWYQAPFRATLDLIAQKGLMVEVNTKNLVKKQQIFPRKEYIGLLKEMNIPVMVNSDCHYPDLVNDGREEAFNILKELGFKTTRELVKGSWQDVAI, from the coding sequence ATGCAACTTAGTAATTATCACAGTCATTGCACATTCTGTGATGGGCGTAGTACTCCTGAAGATTTTGTAAAGTTCGCTATATCGCATGGATTCCGGGCGTACGGTTTTTCCTCACACTCTCCCCTGCCCTTCGAAACTTTCTGGAATATGTCAAAAGATGATATGCCTGAATATCTGGCGGAGATAAGCCGGTTGAAAGAGAAATATGCAGACCGGCTGGAAATATATACATCCCTGGAAATCGATTACCTGGATGAGACTTATAATCCTTCCATCGCCTATTTTCAGGAACTACCGTTAGATTATCGAATCGGCTCCATTCATTTCCTGCCTTTATCGGAACATCTGAGTGAAGACAATATGGTATGTATAGACGGGCCTTTTTCCGATTACAAAGATTCGGTAGACCGTTATTTCGAAGGTGACATCAGCAAACTGGTTGCCCGCTATTTCGACTCTACATTAAAAATGATCGAAGCCGGTGGTTTCGACATCGTGGGACATATGGACAAGATCTATATGAACGGACACAAATGCAAGGATTTCTCTTTTGATGCGGATTGGTACCAGGCTCCATTCAGAGCAACCCTCGACCTGATAGCTCAAAAAGGATTAATGGTTGAAGTCAATACCAAGAATCTGGTAAAAAAGCAACAAATATTCCCACGCAAAGAATATATCGGCCTGTTGAAAGAGATGAATATACCGGTAATGGTCAATTCAGACTGCCATTATCCCGATCTGGTAAATGACGGACGCGAAGAAGCATTTAATATACTGAAAGAACTCGGTTTCAAGACTACCCGCGAGCTGGTAAAAGGTAGTTGGCAGGACGTTGCAATATAA